The following are encoded in a window of Candidatus Nanopelagicales bacterium genomic DNA:
- the rpsL gene encoding 30S ribosomal protein S12, translating into MPTIQQLVRKGRQDKVSKTKAPALKGSPQRRGVCTRVYTTTPKKPNSALRKVARVRLTSGIEITAYIPGVGHNLQEHSIVLVRGGRVRDLPGVRYKVIRGALDTQGVKNRKQARSKYGAKKEKA; encoded by the coding sequence GTGCCAACGATCCAGCAGCTGGTCCGCAAGGGCCGGCAGGACAAGGTCTCCAAGACCAAGGCCCCTGCGCTTAAAGGCAGCCCACAGCGCCGTGGCGTGTGTACCCGCGTGTACACCACCACTCCAAAGAAGCCGAACTCAGCGCTTCGCAAGGTCGCTCGTGTGCGTCTGACCTCTGGCATCGAAATCACCGCCTACATCCCAGGCGTTGGCCACAACCTGCAGGAGCACTCAATCGTGCTCGTCCGCGGTGGTCGTGTGCGCGATCTGCCTGGTGTTCGTTACAAGGTCATCCGCGGCGCACTTGACACCCAGGGTGTCAAGAACCGCAAGCAAGCCCGTAGTAAGTACGGCGCGAAGAAGGAGAAGGCCTAA
- the tuf gene encoding elongation factor Tu — protein sequence MAKAKFERTKPHVNIGTIGHIDHGKTTLTAAITKVLHDRYPDVNPFTPFDMIDKAPEERQRGITISIAHVEYQTEGRHYAHVDCPGHADYIKNMITGAAQMDGAILVVAATDGPMPQTKEHVLLARQVGVPSIVVALNKCDMVDDEDLLELVEMEVRELLSTYEFPGDDIPVVRVAAFPALQGDEKWGESIMNLMNAVDEYIPTPEREIDKPFLMPVEDVFTITGRGTVVTGRIERGMIKVNEEIEIVGIRPGIPVKTTVTGVEMFRKLLDEGQAGENVGLLLRGTKREDVERGQVCCKPGSITPHTGFDASVYILSKDEGGRHTPFFNNYRPQFYFRTTDVTGVVTLPEGKDMVMPGDNTDMAVELIQSIAMEEGLRFAIREGGRTVGAGRVTKITN from the coding sequence ATGGCAAAGGCCAAATTTGAGCGCACCAAGCCGCACGTCAACATCGGCACCATTGGTCACATTGACCATGGCAAGACGACCCTGACTGCTGCGATCACCAAGGTGCTGCACGACCGTTACCCAGACGTCAACCCATTCACCCCATTCGACATGATCGATAAGGCGCCTGAAGAGCGTCAGCGTGGTATCACGATTTCGATCGCACACGTCGAGTACCAGACCGAAGGCCGTCACTACGCTCACGTTGACTGCCCAGGTCACGCTGACTACATCAAGAACATGATCACCGGCGCGGCTCAGATGGACGGCGCAATCCTCGTGGTTGCAGCTACCGACGGCCCAATGCCACAGACCAAGGAGCACGTGCTTCTTGCTCGTCAGGTAGGCGTACCTTCAATCGTGGTTGCACTCAACAAGTGCGACATGGTTGATGACGAAGACCTTCTTGAACTCGTAGAAATGGAAGTTCGCGAACTTCTTTCAACCTACGAATTCCCAGGCGACGACATTCCTGTGGTCCGCGTTGCAGCCTTCCCAGCACTCCAGGGTGATGAGAAGTGGGGCGAGTCGATCATGAACCTCATGAACGCAGTGGACGAATACATCCCAACGCCAGAGCGCGAAATTGACAAGCCATTCCTTATGCCAGTGGAAGACGTCTTCACGATCACCGGTCGTGGCACCGTTGTCACCGGTCGTATCGAGCGCGGCATGATCAAGGTCAACGAAGAAATCGAAATCGTTGGCATCCGCCCAGGTATCCCAGTCAAGACCACCGTCACCGGTGTCGAAATGTTCCGCAAGTTGCTCGACGAAGGTCAAGCTGGCGAAAACGTCGGTCTCCTTCTTCGTGGCACCAAGCGTGAAGACGTTGAGCGCGGCCAGGTTTGCTGCAAGCCAGGCTCAATCACTCCTCACACCGGTTTCGACGCTTCGGTCTACATCCTTTCCAAGGACGAAGGTGGCCGTCACACGCCGTTCTTCAACAACTACCGTCCACAGTTCTACTTCCGTACCACGGACGTGACCGGTGTTGTGACCCTTCCTGAGGGCAAGGACATGGTTATGCCAGGCGACAACACCGACATGGCAGTTGAACTGATTCAGTCAATTGCAATGGAAGAAGGCCTTCGCTTCGCAATCCGCGAAGGTGGCCGCACGGTTGGCGCAGGCCGCGTCACCAAGATCACGAACTAG
- the rpsG gene encoding 30S ribosomal protein S7, with protein MPRKGPAPKRPIIIDPVYQAPIVTQLINKVLLDGKRSTAEKIVYGALEGCAAKTGTDPVQTLKRALDNIRPTLEVRSRRVGGATYQVPVEVKAGRSTTLALRWLITYSRQRREKTMTERLMNELLDASNGLGASVKKREDTHKMAESNKAFAHYRW; from the coding sequence ATGCCTCGTAAAGGTCCTGCCCCCAAGCGGCCGATCATCATCGATCCGGTCTACCAGGCACCAATCGTTACCCAGCTCATCAACAAGGTTCTCCTTGATGGCAAGCGTTCAACAGCCGAAAAGATTGTCTATGGCGCTCTCGAAGGTTGCGCTGCCAAGACCGGCACCGATCCTGTGCAGACGCTCAAGCGCGCACTCGACAACATTCGTCCAACCTTGGAAGTTCGCTCACGCCGTGTTGGTGGCGCGACGTACCAGGTTCCAGTAGAAGTCAAGGCTGGCCGTTCGACCACCCTCGCACTTCGTTGGTTGATCACGTACTCACGTCAGCGTCGCGAAAAGACCATGACCGAGCGCCTGATGAACGAACTGCTCGATGCTTCAAACGGTCTTGGCGCAAGCGTCAAGAAGCGCGAAGACACCCACAAGATGGCGGAGTCCAACAAGGCCTTCGCTCATTACCGCTGGTAA
- a CDS encoding RNA methyltransferase, translating into MPIEHVTASSDARLRDYIDLTDVALRTSFEAEHGLYIAESSKVILRALRAGHQPRSLLMSDVWLPRMTELIDEVQTRCPATPIFIAQETELETIAGFHVHRGALASMYRPELPSLHTLLRDETRRVVVLDGVVDHTNIGAIFRSVASLGADAVLITDQCADPYYRRSIRVSMGTVFQVPWTRINWKRDRVTLQTAGFTLAAFALSDQSISLDEFEQQPPERLAMVFGAEGTGLSQLMVDSCDCCVRIPMSGGVDSLNVAAASAVAVWALRAKPERSYS; encoded by the coding sequence GTGCCGATTGAACATGTAACAGCATCGAGTGATGCACGGTTGCGTGATTACATCGATCTCACTGATGTTGCGCTGCGTACAAGCTTTGAAGCAGAGCATGGTTTGTATATCGCCGAAAGCTCGAAGGTCATCCTTCGCGCGCTGCGCGCTGGTCATCAACCACGTTCGCTCTTGATGTCAGATGTGTGGTTACCTCGAATGACCGAGCTCATCGATGAAGTGCAAACCCGTTGCCCCGCAACGCCAATTTTCATTGCACAGGAAACAGAGCTTGAAACCATTGCAGGGTTTCACGTGCACCGCGGAGCACTCGCCTCGATGTATCGACCCGAATTGCCTTCACTACATACCTTGCTGAGGGATGAAACTCGCAGAGTAGTTGTGCTTGATGGCGTTGTTGATCACACAAATATTGGTGCGATTTTTCGTTCAGTTGCAAGCCTTGGTGCGGATGCGGTCTTGATTACAGATCAATGTGCAGATCCGTACTACCGCCGATCAATTCGCGTGAGCATGGGAACAGTGTTTCAAGTTCCGTGGACTCGCATTAATTGGAAGCGTGATCGAGTGACATTACAAACGGCTGGTTTCACTCTTGCGGCTTTTGCGTTAAGTGATCAATCCATTTCCCTTGATGAGTTTGAGCAACAGCCACCAGAACGTCTTGCCATGGTGTTTGGTGCAGAAGGCACTGGCCTGTCGCAGCTCATGGTGGATTCATGCGATTGCTGTGTGCGCATCCCTATGTCTGGGGGAGTGGACTCACTCAATGTTGCCGCAGCGTCTGCTGTAGCAGTCTGGGCGCTTCGGGCTAAGCCAGAGCGCTCATACAGTTAA
- the fusA gene encoding elongation factor G: MSTQTSLDLAKVRNIGIMAHIDAGKTTTTERILFYTGVSYKIGEVHDGGATMDWMEQEQERGITITSAATTCEWKNHTINIIDTPGHVDFTVEVERSLRVLDGAVTVFDGVAGVEPQSETVWRQADKYSVPRICFVNKLDRTGADFFRCVDMIVERLGATPLVLQIPIGAEGDFLGVVDLITMKALTWRGETQKGEDYVIEEIPAELADQAAEYREKLLETLSEADDAIMEKFLEGEDLSTEEIQAAIRRATLAYKLTPILTGSAFKNKGVQPMLDAVVAYLPCPLDVTAVEGHKMGAEDVIIERKPSDAEPFAALAFKIMTDPHLGKLTYVRVYSGRLNTGTAVLNSVKDRKERIGKIYRMHANKREEIDSVGAGDIVAVMGLKDTTTGETLCDPANPVVLESMTFPAPVIHIAIEPKSKGDQDKLGIAIQRLSDEDPTFHVRSDEETGQTIIGGMGELHLEVLVDRMKREFNVEANVGKPQVAYRETITKKVEKVDYTHKKQSGGSGQFGRVIIDLEPNTDEGGGYAFVNKVTGGRIPREYIPSVDAGCQDSLENGVLAGYPMVDVKVTLQDGAYHDVDSSELAFKIAGTMAFREAARMAGAVILEPMMAVEVTTPEDFMGDVIGDLNSRRGQIQAMEERSGARVVKAVVPLSEMFGYVGDLRSRTQGRASYSMQFDSYAQVPSNVQVEIIAKARGE; this comes from the coding sequence GTGTCAACGCAGACCAGTCTCGATCTGGCCAAGGTGCGCAACATCGGCATCATGGCTCACATCGACGCGGGCAAGACCACGACCACCGAGCGCATCCTGTTCTACACCGGTGTTAGCTACAAGATCGGTGAAGTTCACGACGGCGGCGCAACGATGGACTGGATGGAGCAGGAGCAAGAGCGTGGCATCACGATCACGTCAGCTGCTACCACCTGTGAGTGGAAGAACCACACCATCAACATCATTGACACTCCAGGTCACGTTGACTTCACTGTTGAAGTAGAGCGTTCACTTCGCGTGCTCGACGGTGCTGTCACCGTGTTCGACGGTGTTGCTGGCGTTGAGCCACAGTCAGAAACCGTGTGGCGTCAGGCTGATAAGTACTCTGTTCCACGTATCTGTTTCGTCAACAAGCTTGACCGCACAGGTGCTGATTTCTTCCGTTGCGTTGACATGATTGTTGAGCGCCTCGGTGCAACCCCACTCGTACTTCAGATTCCTATCGGCGCTGAAGGCGACTTCCTTGGTGTTGTAGACCTCATCACGATGAAGGCATTGACCTGGCGTGGCGAAACCCAAAAGGGCGAAGACTACGTAATCGAAGAGATCCCAGCAGAGCTTGCTGACCAAGCGGCTGAGTACCGCGAGAAGTTGCTTGAAACTCTTTCAGAAGCTGACGACGCAATCATGGAGAAGTTCCTTGAAGGCGAAGACTTGAGCACTGAGGAAATTCAGGCTGCAATTCGTCGCGCAACACTTGCGTACAAGTTGACCCCAATCCTCACCGGTTCTGCATTCAAGAACAAGGGTGTTCAGCCAATGCTCGATGCAGTGGTTGCTTACCTTCCTTGCCCGCTTGACGTGACCGCAGTTGAAGGTCACAAGATGGGTGCCGAAGACGTCATCATCGAGCGCAAGCCAAGTGACGCAGAACCATTCGCTGCACTCGCATTCAAGATCATGACCGACCCACACTTGGGCAAGCTCACCTACGTGCGCGTTTACTCAGGCCGTTTGAACACTGGTACCGCAGTGCTCAACAGCGTGAAGGATCGCAAAGAGCGCATTGGCAAGATTTACCGAATGCATGCGAACAAGCGTGAAGAAATTGACTCAGTGGGCGCAGGCGACATCGTTGCAGTGATGGGTCTCAAGGACACCACTACTGGCGAAACACTGTGCGATCCAGCAAACCCTGTGGTTCTGGAATCCATGACCTTCCCAGCTCCTGTGATTCACATTGCAATTGAGCCAAAGTCAAAGGGTGACCAAGACAAGCTCGGCATTGCAATTCAGCGTTTGTCTGATGAAGACCCAACGTTCCACGTGCGTTCAGATGAAGAAACCGGCCAGACCATCATCGGTGGCATGGGCGAACTTCACCTTGAAGTACTCGTTGACCGTATGAAGCGCGAATTCAACGTTGAAGCAAACGTTGGTAAGCCTCAGGTTGCGTACCGCGAGACCATCACCAAGAAGGTCGAAAAGGTTGACTACACCCACAAGAAGCAATCGGGTGGTTCAGGTCAGTTCGGTCGCGTCATCATCGACCTCGAGCCAAACACCGACGAGGGTGGTGGCTACGCATTCGTGAACAAGGTGACCGGTGGTCGCATTCCTCGCGAATACATTCCTTCAGTTGACGCAGGTTGCCAGGACTCACTTGAAAACGGTGTGCTTGCTGGTTACCCAATGGTTGACGTCAAGGTCACGCTGCAAGACGGCGCGTACCACGATGTTGACTCGTCAGAACTCGCATTCAAGATCGCCGGCACCATGGCGTTCCGTGAAGCTGCCCGCATGGCTGGTGCAGTAATCCTGGAACCAATGATGGCTGTTGAAGTGACGACCCCAGAAGATTTCATGGGCGACGTTATCGGCGACCTCAACTCACGACGCGGCCAGATTCAGGCCATGGAAGAGCGTTCCGGCGCTCGTGTTGTGAAAGCTGTTGTGCCGCTGTCCGAAATGTTTGGTTACGTAGGCGATCTACGCAGCCGCACACAAGGGCGTGCGTCGTACAGCATGCAGTTTGACTCCTACGCACAGGTTCCTTCAAATGTGCAGGTGGAGATCATCGCTAAGGCTCGCGGCGAATAG